A single window of Oncorhynchus clarkii lewisi isolate Uvic-CL-2024 chromosome 10, UVic_Ocla_1.0, whole genome shotgun sequence DNA harbors:
- the LOC139418733 gene encoding ubiquitin-associated and SH3 domain-containing protein B produces the protein MMAAKEELYTKVTPRRQRQNRSGTVKHGTSLDVLLSMGFPKTRALKALVSTGGKNVQAACDWLFSHVDDPFLDDPLPREYVLYLRPSGPLLHQLSTFWQQSRVTCGKNKAHNIFPHITLCQFFMCADGKVEALSEALQATVGSWRGRFPNPLPLELYTSSNFIGLFVEEQVAEVLKDFAADFATEAATKADVHVEPHKKQLHVTLAYHFQTNHLAALEKLAKGVDVSLGCDWLAVLFSRDIRFANHETLRVMYPYVPQNEDELELAPGDFIFMTPVEQGSASEGWVYGTSLGTGLPGLLPENYVRRADECDTWVFHGSHSFSNPASPSNTGGAVGGLLFDGQLDGSFLDDPGDPSSLTVLCPPVQMLRPTTQSCLPKRSLFVCRHGERMDVVFGKHWITQCFDAKGRYVRSNLNMPSSLPTRSGGFRDYDKDCPITVFGSTQARLVGEALLESQAVIDFVYCSPSLRCVQTAHNILRGLQQEGKTKIRIEPGLFEWTKWVSGTSLPAWIPPTDMAAASLSVDTTYRPHIPISKLGVSESYDAYISRSFQVTREILTECKNLGNNVLIVAHASSLEACTRQMQGLSPQNAKDFVQVVRKIPYLGFCAAEEMGETGVWQLVDPPILPLTHGPNHSFNWRETLQQD, from the exons GCTAAAAGCTCTGGTGTCTACGGGAGGCAAAAATGTGCAGGCAGCCTGTGATTG GTTGTTCTCTCATGTGGACGACCCATTTCTGGACGACCCTCTCCCCAGGGAGTATGTGTTGTACCTGCGCCCCAGCGGCCCCCTGCTCCACCAGCTCAGCACTTTCTGGCAGCAGTCACGGGTCACCTGCGGCAAGAACAAGGCCCACAACATCTTCCCTCACATCACCCTCTGCCAGTTCTTCATG tgtgcGGACGGTAAGGTGGAGGCACTGAGTGAGGCCCTACAGGCTACAGTGGGGTCATGGAGGGGTCGTTTCCCTAACCCTCTCCCCCTGGAGCTCTACACCTCCTCCAACTTCATAGGCCTCTTTGTGGAGGAGCAGGTGGCAGAAGTGCTCAAGGACTTTGCCGCTGACTTTGCTACGGAGGCGGCTACTAAAGCAG ATGTGCACGTGGAGCCCCATAAGAAGCAGCTCCATGTGACCCTGGCCTACCACTTCCAGACCAATCACCTGGCTGCCTTGGAGAAGCTGGCCAAGGGAGTGGACGTGTCGCTGGGCTGCGATTGGCTGGCCGTGCTCTTCTCCCGGGACATCCGATTTGCCAACCACGAG acgctGCGTGTGATGTACCCATACGTGCCCCAGAATGAGGACGAGCTAGAGCTGGCGCCTGGCGACTTTATCTTCATGACCCCCGTGGAACAGGGTAGTGCCAGCGAGGGCTGGGTCTATGGCACCTCTCTGGGCACTGGGCTACCTGGACTGCTGCCTGAGAACTATGTCAGGCGGGCAGATGAGTGTGACACCTGGGTCTTCCATGG ATCTCACTCTTTCAGCAACCCAGCCTCCCCGTCCAACACTGGGGGTGCAGTGGGCGGCCTGTTATTTGATGGACAGCTGGACGGAAGTTTTCTTGACGACCCTGGAGATCCATCCAGCCTCACTGTCCTCTGTCCACCTGTCCAG ATGCTGAGGCCCACTACTCAGTCATGTCTTCCCAAGAGGAGTCTGTTTGTGTGTCGCCATGGTGAGAGGATGGATGTAgtgtttgggaaacactggatCACTCAGTGCTTTGATGCTAAAG GCCGATATGTTCGCTCCAACCTCAACATGCCGTCTAGTTTGCCAACGAGAAGTGGAGGCTTCCGAGACTACGACAAAGACTGTCCAATCACAGTATTCGGTTCCACTCAGGCCCGCCTTGTGGGTGAAGCTCTGTTGGAGAGCCAAGCGGTGATAGATTTTGTCTACTGTTCTCCCTCGCTGCGCTGTGTCCAGACTGCCCACAACATCCTCAGAG GCCTGCAGCAGGAGGGGAAGACTAAGATCCGTATAGAGCCTGGTCTGTTTGAGTGGACCAAGTGGGTGTCTGgcacctctctccctgcctggatTCCTCCCACTGACATGGCTGCTGCTAGCCTGAGTGTGGACACAacctacag aCCTCATATTCCCATCAGCAAGCTTGGCGTGTCAGAGTCCTATGACGCCTACATCAGCCGGAGCTTCCAGGTCACCAGGGAGATTCTGACAGAGTGCAAAAACCTGG GAAACAATGTGCTGATTGTGGCCCATGCTTCCTCCCTGGAGGCATGTACTCGCCAGATGCAGGGCCTCAGCCCACAGAACGCCAAGGACTTTGTACAAGTGGTCAGAAAG ATTCCTTACCTAGGTTTCTGTGCGGCtgaggagatgggggagacagGGGTGTGGCAGCTGGTGGACCCGCCCATCCTTCCATTAACCCACGGGCCCAATCACAGCTTCAATTGGAGGGAGACGCTACAGCAGGACTGA